One segment of Clavelina lepadiformis chromosome 2, kaClaLepa1.1, whole genome shotgun sequence DNA contains the following:
- the LOC143445758 gene encoding voltage-dependent L-type calcium channel subunit alpha-1D-like isoform X4, translating into MTGMVRDAGLNYEPTTVGCEVPARGGLKQHNYRTTEIQEPNRPEARTVSFGGTVTCQSEEDSYRTFHLSTDLIQGASADTTEENSKTANGLVASLAVSVAAAGEGAPPGNPGNCGGASGTIQGVDWSKVIVAARDQYKVMHGTSKKRKMVQDIGKAKTSLLCLPLNNPFRKACIKIVEWRPFDILILMTIFANCVALAIFIPYSNTDANKTNEILEKVELFFLGIFTVESVLKIIAFGFIFDPNAYLRNGWNLLDFAIVVVGLFSLAFEFAEVGSADKVRALRAFRVLRPLRLVSGVPSLQVVMNAILRAMLPLLHIALLVIFVIIIYAVVGLEVFKGRLHNTCYKNSTGEREDDPAPCAMLGENGRQCAEGYYCAGGWKGPSKGIINFDTFYFSVITVFQCITMEGWTDVLYDVNDAVGSSLPWIYFVSLIIIGSFFVMNLILGVLSGEFSKEREKANARGEFQKLREKQQLDEDVRGYMDWISQAEDIDPDNDEDEIAENHHSDGYEDARSEDTAAQADENWWQQQRKKLCKTCYSKRWKRWNRKSRRRCRLIVKSQAFYWLVIVLVFLNTLSLATEHYLQPDWLTKVQELSNKILLGIFTLEMLLKMYALGVQVYFVSLFNRFDCFVVCGGIVELVLTGAKVMEPLGISVLRCVRLLRIFKMTRYWNSLSNLVASLLNSIRSIAGLLLLLFLFIVICSLLGMQLFGGRFQTNKEKRVIRSNFDTFLQALLTVFQILTGEDWNVVMYDGIDAYGGANSWGLLVSIYFITLFVCGNYILLNVFLAIAVDNLADAESLNIAQKEKEEEKKRKKTLRLKKLRKLFKKKETISIDNSGVQETTDGVFTDDIAASNNDIPLQQLRSLSLEHIKPEVRIEVTEASETNSDRHLPDQSDSESEPEVPIGPRPRRLSELHLHEKATPMPQATSFFIFTTTNPIRKWCYFIANNSVFNNGIFVCIMLSSISLACEDPINPDSYLNFILEHFDYVFTGIFAAEIVIKMIAYGVVLHKGSFCRNYFNLLDLLVVIVSIISIFGNSETISVIKILRVLRVLRPLRAINRAKGLKHVVQCVIVAISTIGNIIVITTLLQFMFACIGVQLFKGRFYSCTDGRVLTEEECHGIYVIWPTVGDDKHPEGAENGERLWINNDFHFDNVMNAMLALFVVQTFEGWPGLLYKSIDSWKEGRGPVYGSRPAVALFYVVYIIVIAFFMMNIFVGFVIVTFQEQGEKDYKNCELDKNQRQCVEYALKAKPVRRYIPKNPWQHKAWFIVTSSYFEYFISGLIFVNTVCLAIQHYQQSQDLTTILNYMNLVFTAVFTLEMIFKLIAFKPTHYFTDPWNIFDAIIVVGSIIDVTAAKTRSSGDAKAFSMNFFRLFRVMRLVKLLSRGEGIRTLLWTFLKSFQALPYVALLIVLLFFIYAVIGMQVFGRIKPKDDSEINRNNSFQTFFQSVLLLFRCATGEAWQDVMLAATWGKECETVPDLNGTGFVTPQYDCGSNFAYAYFLSFYMLCAFLIINLFVAVIMDNFDYLTRDWSILGLHHLDAFITAWAEQDPEATGRLKHLNVVNMLRRIQPPLGFGKLCPQRMACRRLVTMNMPLNSDGTVMFNATLFALIRTSLNIKTEGNIDQANEELRVVIKKIWKRTSTKLLDQVVPPAGNDDVTVGKFYATYLIQNYFRKFRERKAAAKLADAKGNKLANVNHKDVVSLKAGLRALQEAGPQLKRAISGNLAPDEEEGSASADDEPGHRRRHSLFGMLRRHSSASPSLLANRRPLKVEDNSKKRHSGRFLATSHSPMTNELTPKSMCNVVIDAYQAHLSDSATSDEETLRRSRRSSTSTEGNVTDAATATNPENKHSAHNRAAVTNGENVNLNNSSSNYSFSSFPTEDELDSVEETYPQQEAIGYYCQQTAYHKPVDKCARKKNRWKDQDTYVCQKASVLYPLLQASTQDDETDCECQERSFRCDKQSPRYNNPSTSCTYCDATLSTLTRQTCMQCTCESCQWNSRTDGYTNIPITVAEASSFDSDYYDVDYRSDFRTKNHESGFHEPLLESTVGDINAVSSLQAGSAFSRPGQKRSTARRILPAPPLPSNKRTSTSCLNQTDDGLVVPNFQSPQNNHKRMSTPLVDLSGITVPEPDQHAQSVSLNNRSVSTPNITCDHNHQPLVQCADLIEQVFVSEGLQSLATCRACVAATTLELAGACDLSLEELNNAASAYACSSCHRCSNNDFVDDRPTSSRDAYFDRVNCNSQAEK; encoded by the exons ATGACTGGAATGGTGAGGGACGCAG GGCTGAATTATGAACCGACTACAGTTGGTTGTGAAGTTCCTGCTCGCGGAGGACTTAAACAGCACAATTACAGAACTACGGAAATCCAAGAGCCGAATCGACCTGAAGCTCGCACTGTTTCATTTGGTGGTACAGTTACATGTCAAAGCGAAGAAGATTCATACAGAACGTTCCACTTATCTACTGACTTAATTCAAGGAGCGAGTGCCGACACAACTGAAGAAAACAGCAAAACCGCTAACGGACTAGTAGCTTCATTAGCTGTATCTGTTGCCGCCGCTGGAGAAGGAGCTCCGCCTGGCAATCCTGGAAACTGTGGAGGAGCTAGTGGAACTATTCAGGGCGTTGACTGGAGTAAAGTCATTGTAGCTGCAAGAGATCAGTATAAAGTTATGCACGGAACGAGTAAGAAAAGGAAAATGGTTCAAGACATAGGAAAAGCCAAAACATCTCTGCTTTGTTTACCTTTGAATAATCCTTTTCGAAAGGCATGCATTAAAATAGTGGAATGGAG GCCTTTTGACATTCTTATATTAATGACCATCTTCGCAAACTGTGTGGCTCTTGCCATCTTCATCCCGTATTCCAATACTGATGCAAACAAAACCAACGAAATACTG gaaaaggtggaattgtttttcCTTGGCATATTTACCGTGGAGTCAGTTCTGAAAATTATAGCTTTCGGTTTTATATTTGATCCAAATGCTTATTTGCGAAATGGATGGAATCTTCTCGATTTCGCCATTGTGGTGGTTGG GTTGTTCAGCTTAGCATTCGAATTTGCCGAGGTTGGAAGTGCTGATAAAGTACGTGCTCTCAGAGCTTTTCGTGTTCTTAGGCCCTTGCGCCTCGTTTCTGGCGTGCCCA GTCTGCAGGTTGTAATGAACGCCATTCTTCGTGCCATGTTACCACTGTTGCATATTGCACTTttagttatttttgtaattatcaTATATGCCGTAGTTGGACTGGAAGTGTTTAAAGGGAGATTGCATAACACATGTTACAAGAATAGCACAG GGGAAAGAGAGGACGACCCGGCACCATGTGCCATGCTAGGAGAAAATGGGAGGCAGTGTGCTGAAGGCTATTACTGCGCTGGCGGTTGGAAAGGCCCGTCCAAAGGCATTATAAACTTtgacacattttatttttcggtCATAACCGTCTTCCAGTGTATAACTATGGAAGGATGGACTGATGTGCTTTACGAT GTAAACGACGCTGTAGGGAGCAGCTTGCCCTGGATTTATTTTGTGTCTCTTATAATCATTGGTTCCTTCTTTGTCATGAATCTTATTCTTGGTGTCTTGAGCGG ggaattttcaaaagaaagagaAAAGGCTAACGCTCGTGGGGAATTTCAGAAACTCcgtgaaaaacaacaattggATGAGGACGTGAGAGGATATATGGATTGGATCTCGCAAGCAGAGGATATTGATCCGGATAACGATGAAGATGAGATAGCAGAGAACC ACCACTCCGACGGGTATGAAGATGCCAGGAGCGAAGATACTGCTGCCCAGGCCGACGAAAATTGGTGGCAACAACAACG AAAGAAGCTTTGCAAGACATGCTACAG taaAAGATGGAAGCGCTGGAATCGCAAATCTCGTCGCCGTTGCCGCCTAATAGTAAAATCCCAAGCCTTTTATTGGCTGGTGATTGTGCTAGTTTTTTTGAACACGCTTTCATTGGCAACTGAGCACTATTTGCAGCCGGATTGGTTAACTAAAGTGCAAG AACTGTCGAACAAAATTCTGTTGGGCATCTTCACTCTAGAAATGTTGTTGAAGATGTATGCACTTGGGGTGCAGGTTTATTTCGTATCTCTCTTTAATCGATTCGATTGCTTTGTCGTGTGTGGAGGAATCGTCGAACTTGTTTTAACTGGAGCTAAG GTAATGGAACCTCTTGGTATCTCGGTGTTAAGATGTGTCAGACTCCTTCGAATATTCAAGATGACCAG ATACTGGAACTCTTTGAGCAATTTGGTCGCTTCTCTGCTAAACTCGATTCGTTCAATCGCGGGACTTCTTCTTTtgctgtttctttttattgttatctGTTCATTACTGGGGATGCAGCTTTTTGGAGGtcgatttcaaacaaataaagaaaagagaGTTATTCGATCCAACTTCGACACCTTTCTACAGGCCCTCCTAACTGTGTTCCAG atTCTCACGGGAGAAGATTGGAATGTTGTGATGTATGATGGAATTGACGCTTACGGTGGGGCAAATAGTTGGGGTCTGTTGGTATCTATTTATTTTATCACACTCTTTGTTTGTGGAAATTATATACTTCTAAATGTCTTCTTGGCCATCGCTGTTGACAATCTTGCGGATGCTGAGAGTTTGAATATTgctcaaaaagaaaaagaagaagaaaaaaagagaaagaaaACACTAAGACTAAAGAAGCTTAG aaaactatttaaaaaGAAAGAGACAATCAGCATTGATAATAGTGGCGTGCAAGAGACAACCGACGGAGTCTTTACAGATGATATTGCTGCATCTAACAACGACATTCCACTCCAGCAACTAAGAAGCCTCTCTCTTGAACACATAAAGCCGGAAGTCAG AATCGAGGTAACTGAAGCATCTGAAACTAATTCGGATCGACATCTTCCGGATCAGAGCGATTCTGAATCAGAGCCCGAAGTTCCAATTGGTCCGAGGCCTCGACGTTTGTCGGAGCTTCATCTTCATGAAAAAGCGACTCCTATGCCGCAAGCAACGtcattttttatcttcacaacAACTAATCC aaTTCGAAAGTGGTGCTATTTTATTGCCAACAACAGTGTTTTCAACAACGGAATTTTTGTCTGCATTATGCTCAGTAGTATTTCACTTGCCTGCGAAGATCCAATCAATCCTGACTcttacttaaattttattctcGA GCATTTTGATTACGTTTTTACTGGAATATTTGCTGCcgaaatcgtcataaagaTGATTGCTTACGGAGTGGTTCTACATAAAGGATCATTTTGCCGCAACTATTTCAATCTTCTTGATTTACTTGTAGTTATCGTTTCAATAATCAGCATCTTTGGAAA TTCGGAGACCATTTCGGTGATCAAGATACTTCGTGTTCTTCGCGTTTTGAGACCGCTTCGTGCTATCAATCGAGCGAAAGGCTTGAAACACGTCGTTCAATGCGTTATTGTTGCCATTA GTACTATTGGCAACATCATCGTCATCACCACCTTACTTCAGTTCATGTTTGCCTGCATTGGTGTGCAGCTGTTTAAAGGAAGGTTTTACTCTTGTACGGATGGTAGGGTATTAACCGAGGAAGAATGCCA CGGTATATACGTAATATGGCCTACGGTGGGTGACGATAAACATCCGGAAGGTGCTGAAAATGGTGAACGTCTGTGGATAAACAACGATTTTCACTTTGACAACGTTATGAACGCCATGCTCGCCTTGTTTGTCGTGCAGACATTTGAGGGTTGGCCCGG GCTTTTATACAAGTCAATTGACTCATGGAAAGAGGGTCGTGGTCCAGTCTATGGTTCCCGGCCGGCTGTTGCACTTTTTTACGTCGTCTACATCATCGTGATCGCTTTTTTCATGATGAATATTTTCGTCGGTTTCGTCATCGTTACATTTCAAGAGCAAGGAGAAAAAGATTACAAGAACTGCGAACTTGATAAAAATCAG AGGCAATGTGTCGAATATGCATTGAAGGCGAAACCAGTACGACGCTATATTCCGAAAAATCCTTGGCAGCATAAGGCTTGGTTTATTGTCACTTCATCGTACTTTGAGTACTTCATTTCGGGCTTAATATTTGTCAATACGGTTTGCCTCGCTATCCAG CACTATCAGCAGTCTCAGGATTTGACTACAATTCTTAACTACATGAACCTGGTTTTCACAGCCGTCTTTACGTTAGAAATGATATTTAAACTAATTGCCTTCAAACCAACG CATTACTTTACCGACCCTTGGAACATCTTTGACGCAATCATCGTAGTTGGTAGTATCATTGACGTCACTGCAGCCAAAACAAGAAGCTCT GGCGACGCGAAAGCATTCAGCATGAACTTCTTTCGACTCTTTCGAGTTATGCGTTTGGTAAAATTACTCAGCAGGGGTGAAGGTATACGAACACTCTTGTGGACTTTCTTGAAATCTTTTCAG GCCCTCCCTTACGTCGCTCTTCTCATTGTGCTTCTATTCTTCATTTACGCTGTGATCGGGATGCAAGTGTTTGGCAGAATTAAGCCTAAGGATGATTCGGAAATTAATAGAAATAacagttttcaaacatttttccaaTCCGTGCTTCTACTCTTTAG ATGTGCTACGGGCGAAGCTTGGCAAGATGTAATGTTGGCAGCAACTTGGGGAAAGGAGTGTGAAACCGTACCTGACTTGAATGGAACCGGTTTTGTGACTCCACAGTATGACTGTGGAAGTAACTTCGCCTATGCTTACTTCCTGTCGTTCTACATGCTTTGCGCTTTTTTG ATTATCAACTTATTCGTGGCTGTCATTATGGACAACTTCGACTATTTGACTCGAGATTGGTCCATATTAGGACTACACCATTTAGACGCATTTATAACCGCTTGGGCTGAGCAGGATCCAGAGGCAAC AGGCCGTCTTAAGCATTTGAACGTCGTCAACATGCTTCGTCGCATTCAGCCCCCGTTGGGATTCGGCAAGCTATGTCCGCAGCGAATGGCTTGCCGCAGATTGGTGACAATGAACATGCCGCTTAACAGCGATGGCACTGTCATGTTTAATGCAACACTTTTTGCACTCATAAGGACTTCCCTTAACATAAAAACAGAAG GAAACATCGATCAAGCCAATGAGGAACTCAGAGTTGTTATTAAAAAAATCTGGAAGAGAACTTCTACAAAATTACTAGATCAGGTCGTTCCTCCTGCCGGAA ATGACGACGTGACAGTTGGAAAGTTTTACGCCACCTATCTCATTCAGAATTATTTCCGTAAATTCCGAGAACGCAAGGCAGCTGCGAAACTCGCCGATGCTAAAGGAAACAAGCTGGCCAACGTGAATCACAAGGATGTAGTTAGCTTAAAG GCGGGATTGCGAGCATTGCAGGAAGCAGGTCCACAACTTAAACGTGCCATCTCCGGAAACCTAGCTCCGGACGAAGAAGAAGGAAGTGCTTCTGCAGATGATGAACCCGGACACAGG AGGCGACACAGTTTGTTCGGTATGTTGAGGCGACATAGTAGCGCTTCCCCATCTTTATTGGCAAATCGAAGACCACTCAAAGTTGAAGATAATTCCAAGAAACGACACAGTGGAAGGTTTTTAGCCACATCCCACAG TCCAATGACAAATGAATTGACGCCAAAATCCATGTGCAATGTTGTTATTGATGCCTACCAAGCTCACCTCTCCGACTCTGCCACAAGCGATGAGGAAACTCTCCGAAGATCGCGTCGTTCGTCTACATCAACTGAAGGAAATGTAACTGACGCAGCGACCGCCACGAACCCAGAAAACAAACACAGCGCGCACAACCGTGCTGCAGTCACGAATGGAGAAAACGTAAATCTGAACAACTCCTCTTCCAACTACAGCTTTTCCAGCTTTCCCACCGAAGACGAGCTGGATTCTGTCGAAGAAACGTACCCTCAGCAAGAAGCAATAGGTTACTATTGTCAGCAAACTGCATATCATAAACCTGTCGACAA ATGTGCAAGAAAAAAGAATCGATGGAAAGATCAGGACACCTACGTTTGTCAGAAGGCGTCAGTTCTGTATCCGTTGCTGCAAGCATCAACACAAGATGATGAAACTGACTGCGAATGTCAAGAGCGATCTTTTAGATGTGACAAACAAAGTCCTCGTTACAACAATCCGTCCACATCTTGTACATACTGTGACGCCACTCTGTCTACTCTTACTCGTCAAACGTGCATGCAGTGTACTTGCGAAAGCTGCCAGTGGAATAGTAGGACTGACGGATATACGAACATACCGATCACAGTAGCAGAAGCATCTAGTTTCGACAGTGATTATTATGACGTAGACTACAGGTCAGATTTTAGGACTAAAAACCATGAAAGTGGTTTTCATGAACCTTTATTGGAGTCGACCGTAGGTGACATCAACGCTGTGAGCAGTCTACAAGCCGGTTCGGCATTCTCACGTCCTGGTCAGAAACGCTCGACAGCCCGAAGAATTTTACCAGCTCCTCCGCTTCCATCCAACAAGCGCACTTCAACTTCCTGTTTAAATCAAACAGATGATGGCCTTGTAGTACCTAACTTTCAATCTCCGCAAAACAATCATAAACGAATGTCCACGCCCTTAGTAGATTTGTCTGGTATAACTGTTCCTGAGCCAGATCAACATGCACAATCGGTTTCCTTGAACAACAG ATCGGTAAGCACACCAAATATTACTTGTGACCATAACCACCAACCGCTTGTTCAATGTGCTGATCTTATAGAGCAG GTATTCGTATCAGAAGGGCTCCAGTCATTAGCCACCTGTCGTGCGTGTGTTGCTGCAACTACGCTTGAGCTTGCTGGTGCATGCGACTTGTCGCTGGAAGAACTGAATAATGCAGCATCGGCCTACGCGTGTAGCAGCTG TCACCGCTGTAGCAACAACGATTTTGTGGATGACCGACCTACATCTTCTCGTGATGCTTATTTCGATAGGGTTAACTGTAATAGTCAAGCAGAAAAGTAG